In Gavia stellata isolate bGavSte3 chromosome 33, bGavSte3.hap2, whole genome shotgun sequence, the DNA window AGACGGTGGCCATGGACCGGCTGGACCGCATAGGTGAGGACCGGCCCCTGGGCTCAGCACGGCCGCCTCTGTGTCTGCTCCCAGGTCCacagcaccccagccccacgggtGATGGCATCACGGACCCCACGGGTGCCGGCATCACGGACCCTGTGGATCACggcaccccagccccatgggtGCCAGGGGGAGCACAGGGAAGGAGCCTGCCTCCAGgatccctccctcctcccaggcaaGATCCGGGCAATGCCTCCTGGGAGGGCGGTCACCCTCCGCCACACATATTTGCACTGTCTGGCATTGACCAGTTGCTTGTCCTCATCCCCCCTCACCTGCGGAGGACAAGCCGGACCACAGAACACAGACCTCAGTCCCCAGCCTGGAACCTTTGGAGCCAGGACTCCCTTGTTTTGTTCCCgcttctccctctgccccagcccaaACCCCCCTCAGGGTCTTGCTTCCCTTCAGCACGCTGGTGAGGTTTTACTGTCCCTtccccactgccaccctgcCCTCCACGGTGTCCCCAAGAGCCAGCGCTCCCAGGGTCAGTGACACTGCTGCCTCCCACTCAGGGAAGAAGAACTCCATCTTGCTCCGCAAGCGAGCCGAGCACAGCGCGGGGCCCATGAACAACGAGATGATCCAGCAGATCGTGAAGCACGACCAGGACATGGCTCACAACATCCAGGACCTGCAGCAGATGGCGATGGGCCGGGAGCTGAGCGGCAAGCCGGTGATCTGGGAGCCGCTGGTGCACGCCCCGCTGCAGACAGCCGCCGCCACCACCAATGTGGCCATTGCCTTGACTcaccagcacagcctgcagGCCCACATCTTCCTGCCGCCCTCCTCCATCTCCAGCCCGCTCTCACCTGAGGCCACCCTGCTCACGAAGCAGGTGCGCCggtcccagcccagcctggggggcTCCCGGCCCTCCTCCGTGAGCTCCCCGTCAGGGGCGCAGTCCCACCTCCAGACGCCCGCTGCTGGTTCGCCTTCCTCCCCCATGGTCCAGTCCCAGGCGCCCCTGGAGAGCGGGGGCCAGAGACCAAGCCACGGGGCGCAGCCCCTGCCGCGCGCGGCGCAGAAGGGAGAGCTGCCGGCGGCGGCCAAGCAGCCCCCGgccggctcccagccccagctctccaagTCCCGCGGCGCCTCGGTCTCCACCTCGCTGCTGCAGCAGGCGGCGGGGGCTCCATCCCCCAGCTCGGAGCAggcgctgccggcggggagAACGCTCCACTACAGCCTGTCCCGAGCCACCGGCTCCCACATCTCTCTTCTgatgcagccccagcagctggtGAAGCACAGGAGCATCCAGGGCCTGCCGGTGGGGCGGCTCACCCAGGACGTCCGGCTCCTCTCCGCCTCCcagccctcccttccccatAAAGTGGCCCAGCAAGCCGACGGGAGCTccttgcagcagggcaggaaaTCCGCAGGGAACCTGGCCCGCAGATCCTCTCCCTCAGTAGCCGGACTCCTCGCCAAGCCATGTCCGGGGATCCCAGGCCAGCCAGCACACTCGCAGCAGATGCCTTCAGGATCGCTGGCGCAACCCAGCCGCTCCGTGGCGGGAGCATCCACCCCGCAGTCCCCGGTCTCCGCatccaggcaggcagcaggtcCCTCCCGCAAGGGCTCCGTGGCCTTCAGCCCTGAGGTGGAAACGGGGAAGCCCAAACTCCCATCCAACATGTGAGTCCCCGGCGGCACCCGCGCACAGGCAGGAGGGACCCGGCACCGCGGCGGCAGAGGcggcaggagaggcagagcacCTGGCGAaggcccccagccccggctgtGTCGGAGGGAAGACGAGGTGAGAGGCAGCACCCGGGGCCAGGGACTGGCCGCTCCGGGCATGGGGGCACGGCAGGGACCAgtgtggggcagccccagagctggCCCAGCTGGATGAGGAGGGGGCTCTGCTGACTGCCCCGAGGAGGGGACCTTGCCTGGGCTCTCCCCTCCTTGCTCCGTCACCATCTGTCCCGagtcctgccctcctcctggAGGCAACAGGACGGGTCAGAGCTCTCGCCCAAACTCCGGCCTCCCTGGGGAGCCCAGCTCCCCCCAACTGCTCCTCGGGGGCCGGGCCCCCCTGTGCTCTGCCCTTGCGCCCCACGGCCTCtcctcagggctggcactggcGGCTCCTCCAGTTTGTCCTCTGTCACAGCAGTGGCTGCCACATGCCCGCCTCGATCCCCGGAAGGCCCTGCCCAGCGCCTTCGcttctgggagaggagggagaggcagccccccggggcccACTGCCGAGGGCAGAGTGAGGGGGCTGGAGCCCACAGCGGGGTGTCCCCGGGCAGGCAGAGCGTGGGTACCCAGGGCCGGTGGGGACCGGGTCCCCCCACCCTGGGGCCCTGGCAGGTCCCCTGGGCCCGGTGCCAGGACCTGGGGGTCCCGGGCAGGGTCCCCCCGGTGTGACGAGTGCCAAGCGGTGGAGCCGGGGGCAGATGGGTCTCCCACCGAGCAGCCCCTGGGTGCCTCTCCCCGGCTTGGGGGAGCACCTTGCCTCAGAGGTGCTGGCTCCCCGCCGGCTTGGGATGTGCCGCcgggcagggctctgcccccaCAGCCGGGCGCTGCGCCCTGGACCCTCGCCATGCTCTGGCAAgggggcagcccgggggggCCCTGCTGCCTGCGGCTCCAGGAGATGCTCAGAGGGAGCAGCCCCACCCTGCCCGGCGCTGGGGTCCCGTTTCCAGACTGCCTGGAGACGCCGGTCACCAGCGCCGAAGCGAGCGAAAGGGTGTCGCAAAGAGATGCCAACCCCGGGCGGCACCTGGGTGACCGTgcggggccgtggggctgccTCCCCTCGCCCTCCTGGGTCTCCAGGCGGGAGGGCAGGGGCCCGGGGTCCCCGCGGCCAACCCACGTCGCCCCTCCAGAGCCAGTAATCAGCAACGTGTGTTCGAGTCGTGGCTCTGCCgagcagctgagctctgcttACAGTGTCGCTTTGGGCCAACCATGTTAACAGTCCTGGTTAGAGTAGTGTCCCCTCCCGACCCCGCCGCGCTGTGCAAGCTGCTTCTCACTACCGGAGTCAGGAACCGTGGCTTGTAGTCGTGCTCTGGGGCTTGGCTGCCGCCAAACGGGGCCCGTCGGACCCCCGGTGCAGCGGGCAAGGGTTTTGTTCCACGTGGTACTTCTCGAAGTGAGGTCTTCAGTTCTCCCCCCTCGTGTTTTGGGACGTCGGGACCAGTCCGGACCGCAGGGCTGCTCGGGGAGCCCAGCCTGCGGGGCACAGCAGCCCGGCAGGAATCCCGTCAGCGTGTCCGTCGGAGGGGATGTCcagcactgcctttttttcatgGACTTCAACTCCTCTTCCCCGCCCACGTCCCGCTCCATCCCCATGGTCGGTGTctccccggcagcccctcgGGAAGGGGTCTGCAGCCGGGCCGCGTAGTCAGACGTTCCCGGGCTGTGTTTACACTGCGTGTTGTAGATGTTTTAGCGGTCATCCTAGGTGTCCCCCGCAGAGCACGCGGGCCGGCCCGGACAGCACCGAGCACGGCTCCGCTTCTGCCAGCTGCACCGCCGGTGCATCCTCCCCACGCCGTAGCCCTGTGCCAGGAGCCAGAGCCACCCTGTGCTCCGGTCACCGCCGTGGCAGACCCCTGCCGTGTGCCCCGTCAGCTCGTGGCCCCAGCACCCCGTCCCGGCGGGGAGGCGAGAGGCGCGGCTGGaggggccggggccaggggtGCCGGCTGTGCGCGGGTGCGTCTCCGTGGCGTGCGTGGGCACGAGTCTAGCCACCAAAGACCATGATCCTTCACTCTTGCACTCACGGCAGTCGATGTACAGAGCTTGTAGTTTTCATATCGCAGAGAATTTAAAAGcgtttttttatttttggtcgTTGTACATAATGGATTTAAATAATAAAGAGAGATTCGGAGCTGGTCTGGGGGAGCCTCCTTCGGTGCTGACCGCCGGCACCCCCAGCGCCCCGCCTGCAGGGATgggacggggcagggggggaTGCCGCGGTTCCCCTCCTACTTAAAAGCTGGAGCCGATCCTGGCCCTCCCCAGAGCCAGGAGCGGCCAGGGCATCCTCGGGTGCCCGGCGAGGGGCCTCTCCTCCGCCCCGTGGGCCCGGGCAGCGCGGTGGGAGCCCAACGGCAGCAGGTCCCTTGCCGCCCACCCCATCTCCTTGGGCCCCGGAGAGATTAATGTTTAATCTTCGGTTATTTTCCCTTCCATCTCCCTTCCCTTTATTAAcctggagggagggggaggttTGATACCGCCTGATTGCAGAGCAGACTCTAGGCATTAACTAGATTAAATGAAGGTCACGCGGCGTGAGATGGGCTGGGGTGCCCGAGCAACGGCAGCCGGGGCGTTCGCGGCGCACAGCCCCACGCGGCGCTGCCAGCGCAGCCAGCATGGGTCTGGGGGCACAGCTTTGCTCTGACTGCACCCCTCCTCGGCAGCTCCCGCCTCCGCGCCCTGCCGCAGCACCATCAGCACGGCGCAGGCAGGGCGTGAGCGCGGGCAGCCGTCCTGCGGTGCCCTGCCGGCTCTCCCCACGGCAGCTCCGCTGCGGGGCTGCGTCACCGGGGCAGCCCCTACCCGCAGGACACTGGTGGTAGCCCCACCATCAGCAAGAATTAGGCTCCGTGACACAGGGTGAGATCAGAGCTGATTAGCGGTTTCTTCCTAATTTGATTATTTCAGATTACACTGAAGCCAGCCTGATTAAGAGCGTGTGTAGGCTGACggtcccctgccccagcatccTGCGTTGCCAGCGCCTGGCCTGGCTCTGCCCCGCCAGCGAGCCGCTCCGCAGCCGGCATGCCGAGGCCGCCGATACcaaaaagagcattttcttGGAAACGCAATTCCAGCCGTATGCCTCATGCCCAACCGCGATTGACCCACCATCTACAAGGCCGGACTGCTCGGGCAGCCAAcgcagccggggctggggaggaggcgAAGGGACCTGCTGGCTCCCACCGCGTCCCGTGTCCCGGGACAAGGCAgagccccgctgcccgcccggggGTGAGGGCAGAGCCCCCCGCGGCCGCCAGCAGCCCGGCCGCAGCTCCCCAAGGGCACCCGACCGTGGCGTGGGGCGGCTCTGCCCCGAGCCCCCACGTTCCCGGCTGCGGCAATGGCGGGTGGGGAATTATCAGGCAGCGAGGCAGAGGTTGATTAAAGGGGGGTTAGCGGAGATGAGAGGATTACGGCAGATAAGGGGGAGATTGCCACTCCGCGGCGCGGGGCCCGGGGAGGGAGCGTCGGCGTCCCTCGCAGCACCGCGTGGGAAGGGTGCCACCGCAGAGCTGCGCCCGCCCGGCGAGCCCTCGGCCCAGCGGGGTGACGGCCGTGAGGAAACCAAagctcccccgccccgcacaCGGCTTCTCGCCTGCACGAAAGGCCTGTGGAGCACCCCGCCTGCACTGCACCCCGCCTGCACTGCACCCCCCCATGCACTGCACCGCCCCGCACTGCACCCCCGCCTTGCACtgcatccccctgcactgcacCCCCCTCTTGCACTGCACCCCCCTCTTGCACTGCACCCCGCCTGCACtgcatccccctgcactgcacCCCACCTGCACTGCACCCCTCTGTTGCACTCCACCCCCGCCTTGCACTGCATCCTCCCCATGCACTGCACCCCCCTGCACTGCATCCCCCCCATGCACTGCACCCCCCATGCACTGCACCCCCCTCTTGCACTCCACCCCCGCCTGCACTGCATCCCCCCCATGCACTGCACCCCGCCTGCACtgcatccccctgcactgcacCCCCCCATGCACTGCACCCCCCCCCCATGCACTGCACCCCCCTGCACTGCATCCCCCCCCTGCACTGCACCCCACCTGCATTGCACCCCCCTGTTGCACTGCACCCCCCGTTGCACTGCACCCCCCCGCACTGCATCCCCCCCATGCACTGCACCCCCCTGCACTGCACCCCACCTGCACTGCACTgcacccccgccccccccagcagcgccccacctctgccccccccccggctgcccgcgcccccctatgcacacacacccccccccccgccccggctccgccgcgCCCCCGCGCTCCGGCCGGGCACTCGCTCCATTCTCCCCCTCCACCAATCGGCCGGCTCGGTcccgccctccccgcgcccCTACTGGCTCAGCCTCCTTGGGCTCATCCTCATACGATGGAGCGGGCCAATGAGCGCGGGCGTCAGCCATAGCCGGCGGCTGGCTCCGCCCCCGCGCGGGGCACGCCGGGGGTTGTAGTCGGGCGGCGGCGAGGCGCCGGCTGCCCCCGCGGCTCCGGACTACGCGTCCCGGCGACCCCCGCGCCCGGCGCTCGGGCGGGGCGGAGCCCCTCAAAAGGCCGCCCGGGCGCCGGCGGCGGGTGTAGGCCGCGCTCTCGGTCACCATGAACGGCAGCGCGGCGaagggggcggcggcggccgccgagCGGGAGGAGTTCGTGGGCTTCTTCCCGCAGATCGTCCGCGACCTGACGGAGGGCGGCCTCGGGCACCCGGAGGTGGGCGACGCCGTGGAGCGCCTGAGGGAGGTGAggaggccccgggggggggccccgggggggcggcgggccccgGGGCTTCCCGCTCTTCGCTGCCCGCCCCTCGCTTCCCGCAGGTGCTGGAGTACAACGCGCCGGGCGGGAAGTGCAACCGCGGGCTGACGGTGCTGGCCGCCTTCCGGGAGCTGGCGAGCCCCGGGCAGCAGGACCCGGAGAGCCTCCGGTGCGCCCTGGCCGTCGGCTGGTGCATCGAGCTGGTgagagccggggcgggggggcggctggggacccccccacggACCCCCCCACGCCCCCTTACCGGCCCTCTCGCAGTTCCAAGCCTTTTTCCTGGTGGCCGACGACATCATGGACGCGTCCCTCACCCGCCGGGGGCAGCTGTGCTGGTACAAGAAGGTGAGAGCGTTCGGGAGGCCCCTGCCCgcggggggtcctggggggtcAGAGCCTTTTGGGAcacctccctgctctcctggcGCAGGAGGGGATCGGTCTGGATGCCATCAACGACGCCTTCCTCCTCGAGTCGTCGGTCTACAGGCTGCTGAAGAAGTACTGCGGGGAGCGGCCCTACTACCTGCACCTGCTGGAGCTTTTCCTGCAGGTGAGCCCGGCCCCTGCGTCCCCCCCCCGGGGGTTTGCCATGGGTCTGGGCCGTTTCTGGATGTTTTGACGGTGCGTGTGGATCTCAAACTGTTCCTCAAGTTCCTGGGCATCCTGCCAGACACGCAGCCTTCCTTCAGGCTCGGAGAGGAGCCGAAATGGGgcttgggtttggggttttcgCTGTGCTGTGGGGACTTCCCCGAGGGACTGTGTGAATAAAtccttctttcctctgcagACCGCCTACCAGACTGAGCTCGGGCAGATGCTGGACCTCATCACTGCTCCTGTTTCCCAGGTGGATTTGAATCGCTTCAGTGAGCAGAGGTAAAGAGATTGAAGGGGACAGAGATGCCAGCCCGGCTGGCTCTGCTTGCAGTCCCTTCCAGGCTGGGTGAGAGACATAACTGGCTGGCTGAAGCGCCGCTGTCACCTACCAGGCTTTGGGGAGCAAGTCTTGCTCACACCTTCAGAGCTCGGGAGCTGCTTTGCAGGGAGatgctgctttcctcctgctgGCCCTGACCTGCAGAGCCCTGGTGGGAGGGGAAGGCCCAGGCCTTGTCACTGAGCATCGTTCCTCCGCCGCAGGTATAAGGCGATCGTTAAGTACAAGACGGCGTTCTACTCCTTCTACCTGCCCGTGGCCGCTGCCATGTACATGGTGAGTTTTATGGAGACAGTCCGAGGAGGGGCCTAACCCTCGGTACGAGGCTGTCGAGGAGGGCAGGGGGTTTGGGAGATGGGAGCAGTAAGGGTGGGAGGCAGGTGCTGGAAGgctttgttcctttttccccctcttagACTGGTATTGACGGTAAGGAGGAGCATGACAATGCCAAAGCCATCTTGCTGGAGATGGGCGAATTCTTTCAGATCCAGGTAGGAGGTGGCTCCCCACCCCTCCTCTGTGCTTGTAAGACGTTTGTGGTGCTCACGTGTTTCCGTCTTCGTACAGGATGATTACCTGGACTGCTTTGGGGACCCGGAGCTGATGGGGAAGGTTGGCACTGATATCCAGGACAATAAGTGCAGCTGGCTGGTGGTGGAGTGTCTGCGCCGGGTCACGCCGGACCAGAGGCGGATCCTGGAGGTAACACCACCAGGCTGACAGAAGCCCCCCGAAGAGGGGGGAGAGGTGGTGTGGACTCCCTGAGGACATGGCATAGAGGGAGTGTAGTGCCATAACGTACGCCTGAAAAGCCACCTGCCACCCTGCGTAGCCGCGCTGTGCTGCTACCTCGGTGGGAGAAGGGTTGGTTGTTGTGAGCGGTGTAAGATGGTGGCGGGGAGAACAAGAGGTGGCTCCTGCCGCGCTTTGAATGAGCAGCTACGGCAGCGGCCGTGAGCTGGCCCTCAGCCTGACGCGTTCTGCTGTTTTCTCAGGAGAACTATGGCCGTAAGGAGCCTGAGAAGGTGGCGAAGGTGAAGGAGCTTTATGAGACTCTGGGTATGAGGGCTGCTTTTCAGGAATACGAGGAGAGCAGCTATCGGCGCCTGCAGGACCTGATCGAAAAACACGCCCACCGCCTCCCCAAGGCCATCTTTCTTGGCCTAGCCCAGAAGATTTACAAGCGGCAGAAGTGATGGTGGGCCTGGCTCTGGACTGTGGCCTTTGCTAAGGGGGCCTCGTAGGGTTTGCCCCCCTGGCCGTAGCTGCCTGGAGCTGGTCCTGTCTCCCCACCCCGTCCagggggtctcctgccccggcGTGGGGGGTCCCAGGTCTCCTgccccggggtgggggtccGGGGGCTGTTTGTAGGTCATCCtatggggctgctggggggggtccgAGATCGTCTGTCAGCGTTTGTGTCAATAAACATAAGTTATTGCGGGTGTGTCGCTGCTGCCTGGTGTcggctggggccggggggggccaTGGCAGCACCTCCCctgcgggggggccgggccgcaGCACCGCTCCCGcctggggcggggccggggcggggccggggcggggccggggctccgCCCTCCCCGCAGCCGCATTCGCCGCCGCAGCGAGAGGAggtgagcggggccggggccgggctgggggggctccggggaggggggggaaggaaggggcgGCTGcagcccgggcagccccggggccgctgCTCCCCCGCTGCCGGTGGATGCTCGGCGCCGCCTGCCCGAGGCCACCCCGGGGGCTGAGCCTCCCGTCCCCTGCCCGAGGCCGCCGGTGGGTGCCCGGGGCCGGAGCTCTGCCCTCGGCTGGGGAAGGGCCGAGCCGGGCGGCAGCGGCTGCCGTGTCGCGGCTGCGGCGTTGCCGGGAGCCGGGCGGCTCCTCGCCCGTGGCTGCGGTTGCCCGTGCCCGGGGCTGAGCGCGGCGGCGGTGCCACCCGGCCCCGGGCTGAGGTTTCCAAGGGCGTTTTCTCCTTGAGGGCATCTCTGAGATGATGCCCCCGGCCGCTGAGACCCGGCAGAAG includes these proteins:
- the FDPS gene encoding farnesyl pyrophosphate synthase; this translates as MNGSAAKGAAAAAEREEFVGFFPQIVRDLTEGGLGHPEVGDAVERLREVLEYNAPGGKCNRGLTVLAAFRELASPGQQDPESLRCALAVGWCIELFQAFFLVADDIMDASLTRRGQLCWYKKEGIGLDAINDAFLLESSVYRLLKKYCGERPYYLHLLELFLQTAYQTELGQMLDLITAPVSQVDLNRFSEQRYKAIVKYKTAFYSFYLPVAAAMYMTGIDGKEEHDNAKAILLEMGEFFQIQDDYLDCFGDPELMGKVGTDIQDNKCSWLVVECLRRVTPDQRRILEENYGRKEPEKVAKVKELYETLGMRAAFQEYEESSYRRLQDLIEKHAHRLPKAIFLGLAQKIYKRQK